CAGGTTTTGAGGGAGAGCCGGAAACCGCCCGGCGACGGTTTAGGATTTTCGCCTGAAGTCCTTGGCGGACTTGACCAGGCCGGAGCCGGGCGTTTCGGCTTTCTTGTCGCCATCGGCCCCAACGCGCTTCACGCCGGCCATGGCGTCACGCAAAGGCGAGGTTCTGGCGGCGCCGGCCGTGCCTTCGGCAGGCACAGCGGCGACATTGGCCTTGAACTGGGCATAGGTCTGGCCCGAACCAATGGCTGCGAGCGCAAGCTGCGGATGGGTTTTGGCCTCCGGGCTGCGCGAGATAATGGCCGCTTCAGGTTCCTTGGGGGCCTCATCATCGCCAGTATCGTCATCGTCCGCGTCATCATCGCCGTGCGTATCGGGATCGTCGACGTCTTCGTCTTCGGATTCACCGCCATCAGTTTCGGCATCGTCTTCCGGCTTGGCCTGGTCGTCGGCGCTCGCCGTGGTCTTCGGGTGCAGTTGCGCACTCTTGAACATTTCGGTCTCCATTTTGGCTTGGGTTTGGCCGGCCTGGGTTTCCCCTGTGGTTTGACCGGCGGGTAAAGTCACAGCGACGGTGGAACCGCCGAAGGTGGCGAGAAGAGCCTGAAACGCCTCTTCTTCGGTCTCGATGGCATCGACGAAGCCAAGCGACAGGCCGGAGCGCTCCGGATCGTCATGGTCGCCCATGTAGACGCGCGCCCGGGTGGCGATCAGGGCCTCCGGGGTCAGGACGGGGCGACCGGTAGCGACGTCGGCCACGAAATCCCGACCGCACTGGTCAATCTCTGCCTGCAGGTCGGCGCGCGCCGAGGCCGAAAGCGGCTTCCAGTACGCGCCGGCCGTCTTTTCCTCGCCGAACTGGATGGCCTCGACCTTGATGCCGGCCTGTTCATAGGCCCCGGAATAGTCCGCATGGACGATAACCGCGCCGATCGAGCCGACCAGGCCCACCTTGGGCGCGGAAATACGATCGCCCTGGGCGGCGATCCAATAGGCGGCCGATGCCGCCATATCCGAGAAAAAAGTGAATGGGCTTGCCACCGGCCGCGGCCCGCGCCGAACGAATATAGGCCGCCAGCGCCGGCAGGCCGCCCGCCACCGGCCCGCCGGGGCAATTCATGCGGATAAACAGCCCCTTTACACGCGCGTCATTGGCCGCATCGCGCAGCCCCGCGAGCAGGGTGTCATAACCATGATACCAGGTGCCGCACCAGTAATCGCCCTGGGCGCTCAGGGCCGTACTGACGTCAAAAAGCGCTGCGCCCTGGTACAGCGACCAGCAAAACCCTTCGTCCTCCGGCTCACCATAGGCTTGCTGCGCCCAGAGCGGTGAATAACAGGCCGGTTTTGCCGGTTCCTGCGTGCCGGCCTCATCATCTTCCATGGCCATCGGCCGGAAAATATTCAGCTTGCGCAGATTGGCGAGCAGCCGGCTTTCCGTCCGCATACCGCGCGGATCGGCGGCGGCCAGCCGTTCGATCAGGGCCTCGGCGGCTTCGGGCAACATGAGGAGCGGCCGGCGCGTATATCGCGCCAGCAAGGCGGCAGAATTAGACATAAATACCTCTAAATATTTGGCCGGGCGTCGAGTGACGCCTCATGCTCAGCGCTCATGGCGACCCGGCGTATCCAGGCCAAAGCCGAACCGGCGATCCCGCGTTTGGGGGCCGATGCCGTCTTGTCGCCCGGCCGTTGATCGGCGGGATCGGTCGTTTGCGTGTCCGCCGCCGGCGCATTCGGATCATTATTGCCCGGCTCTTCATCCGGCAGACCGAGATCGGCCTTGAGCTGGCGTTCATGCGCCTTTTGCTCCAGGACCTCTTCGTAATCCTTGCCCTGTTCGGCGCATTCGTCTTCCAGCGTGGAAATACCGGCCTCGATGCGCGCCGCCGCGGCGGCGATTTCCTTCACCGGGTCGATATAACCCCGGCCAGGGCCCAGCCACCGGCCATCGGCATAGGCGTCGATGGCGTCATAGAAGTCCGGCGCACCCGCAGGCGGGGCGATCCGGCCGGAATCGAAGGCTTCCTCCAGCCAGGCCACGAAGAACGGCTTCACCAGGTGCGATTCCAGCGTGCCCATCAGGGCCAGCGTATCGGACCAGGCGTGAATCATGGCCGCCCGTGCAGACGAATAGTTCGTCTGCGAATAATCCATGGACAGTTCTTCATAGGTGACGCCCAGGGCCGCGGCGATCAGCCGGATGATGGCGCGGGTGAAGGGCTCGAACTGGGTAACGTCCTTGCTGGCTGTCGCCAGTTGGATTTCATCATCGAAGGCAAGCGTCGGCAGGACCGCGTCGCCCATCTCGATGGCATTGTCTTCGTAATGACTGTACCGTTCCTTATCGAACTTGATCAGGTCGTCTACGCTGCCGCCGAAGGCTTCGCCGACCGCCTTAAAGCCGGAATTCGACTTGATATAACCCAGGATCAGCGCGTTGATCGTCGCCGCCTGGATCGTGGCATCGGTAAATTTGCTGAAGCCGCGGAAGGATTTCAGCGTCGAGGCGAAACGCGTGATGCCGCGCGTCTGGCCGGCGCGGTCCGGATCGAAGCCGTGCAGGATGTTCGGACGGCCAAGCGGCGTCGAATAACGGGGATGGCGCTGGTATGTCAGCGATTTGGCCGAAAACCCGACGTCGCGCGGATGGCGCTCGCGGATATGATAGGCGATCGGCACATCATTGTCGTTGAATTCGACGCCGGCGCGCAGATTGTCACCGTTCATGCGGCCGAGCGGGTTCCCCAGGCGGTCGGGATCGAGCAGCTTCAGGCAGGTTTTGTAACGCGCCATCGGGTCGTCATCGGCATAGACCACCTGAGCCAGGAACTCACCGTCCTGCATCAGGTGCGATGTGGCCACGCGCAGTTGCTGGCCGAAATGCAGCTTGCGCTCGGCGTCCGACAGGAAGGCGTAGCTATTGGCGTACAGCTTCCACTCGGTGTTGATCAGTTGCCCCAGCTCACGCGCTGCGGCCGGATCGATACCTAGGGCGCGGGCGTTCGGCTTCGAGGAAAAACGCCAGCCACGCCCGACGGCGGCGTTTTTCTTCCGCGCCACGCCGGCCGAGGCGATCGGATCGTTGCGGAACTGGTCCCGCGCCCGGCCGACCAGGTTGTGGCGGGCCGGAAAGTACTCCCGGTCGATCGATTGCAGCGATATCGGCCAGCGCCGCATAAAGGTGCCCGAACGGCGGGCGCCCTCATAGGCGATGCCGGCGTCGATCGCCTCCACCGCACTGTTGGCGGACGCACGGGTCCGGCCCGCCACGCCGGAGCGTCTCGGTTGGGCCACTGGCCGGTTCAGATTACGCATGGTGTTAAACGGCCCCCGGCGCGTCAGACGTTAAGCGAAGCCTGGTTGGCCCCGGCGCCGTCGCTCTTGGCGTCTTCAGCCTTGATCTCCGCGGCAACACCGGCTGGAGCGCTATCCGTTTTGATAGCGCGGCCCGCCGGCTTTTTCGCAAGTTCTTCTTCAGGCGCCGGGGACGCCTCGACTGCGGGCTTCACGTCGGTTTCGAT
This sequence is a window from Asticcacaulis sp.. Protein-coding genes within it:
- a CDS encoding S49 family peptidase, which produces MAAQGDRISAPKVGLVGSIGAVIVHADYSGAYEQAGIKVEAIQFGEEKTAGAYWKPLSASARADLQAEIDQCGRDFVADVATGRPVLTPEALIATRARVYMGDHDDPERSGLSLGFVDAIETEEEAFQALLATFGGSTVAVTLPAGQTTGETQAGQTQAKMETEMFKSAQLHPKTTASADDQAKPEDDAETDGGESEDEDVDDPDTHGDDDADDDDTGDDEAPKEPEAAIISRSPEAKTHPQLALAAIGSGQTYAQFKANVAAVPAEGTAGAARTSPLRDAMAGVKRVGADGDKKAETPGSGLVKSAKDFRRKS
- a CDS encoding phage portal protein → MRNLNRPVAQPRRSGVAGRTRASANSAVEAIDAGIAYEGARRSGTFMRRWPISLQSIDREYFPARHNLVGRARDQFRNDPIASAGVARKKNAAVGRGWRFSSKPNARALGIDPAAARELGQLINTEWKLYANSYAFLSDAERKLHFGQQLRVATSHLMQDGEFLAQVVYADDDPMARYKTCLKLLDPDRLGNPLGRMNGDNLRAGVEFNDNDVPIAYHIRERHPRDVGFSAKSLTYQRHPRYSTPLGRPNILHGFDPDRAGQTRGITRFASTLKSFRGFSKFTDATIQAATINALILGYIKSNSGFKAVGEAFGGSVDDLIKFDKERYSHYEDNAIEMGDAVLPTLAFDDEIQLATASKDVTQFEPFTRAIIRLIAAALGVTYEELSMDYSQTNYSSARAAMIHAWSDTLALMGTLESHLVKPFFVAWLEEAFDSGRIAPPAGAPDFYDAIDAYADGRWLGPGRGYIDPVKEIAAAAARIEAGISTLEDECAEQGKDYEEVLEQKAHERQLKADLGLPDEEPGNNDPNAPAADTQTTDPADQRPGDKTASAPKRGIAGSALAWIRRVAMSAEHEASLDARPNI